The Spirosoma sp. SC4-14 DNA window CGTATCGGGTGTGTATGTCTGGAGCTTCAAGGCATGAGCACCTGCATCGGCTACTGCATCAACTATCTCTAAAGCTCTGCTGAGTGACTGGTTGTGGTTTCCTGACATCTCTGCGATTACAAAAGGACGGTGGCCAGCACCTATCGTAAAATTGGCAACCTGAATCGGTTGATTTGCTGTCATAACGGTTTAGAACTAGAGTTCGGTAGGTATATATGAGTTGTGACTATAAGGTTTTAACATAAACTAAGTTTAAACCTTCCTGACCAGGAGGATTAAATTTACCACTTCCATGCGAAAATTTGAATCCTGCTTTTTGAAATGAACGTACAGAGCCTTGATTATCAGCTTTTATATAGGCATGGATCGTTACAGCACCCCATTGTTCTTTACATGCTTCGCAGCCCTGCGTAATGATTTGGCTAGCAAATCCCTGACCACGAACACGAGCATCTACCGACACGCCAACTATAATTTCGGCAGGCATATCAGTTTCATGTTTTCTTTCAAACCGAACTTGGCCCACAGCTTTATGCTGCTCATCCTCAAATAGCAATAATAGGGCATCGGGATCAGTCAACTTTTTCGTAAACCAGGCAGTATGTGTCTCTAATG harbors:
- a CDS encoding GNAT family N-acetyltransferase, which encodes MLTYRKAQPSDVQLYFDWANDLETRQQSFNSREIPLETHTAWFTKKLTDPDALLLLFEDEQHKAVGQVRFERKHETDMPAEIIVGVSVDARVRGQGFASQIITQGCEACKEQWGAVTIHAYIKADNQGSVRSFQKAGFKFSHGSGKFNPPGQEGLNLVYVKTL